AAATGTATTCCTGCATTATGAATGCACCAGATAAGGAGAAACTGACCGTATATCTATAAATTCGTAGTCAAATAAATGGATGTATGAAAAAAATGTCAGTCCTGTTTTTGATTTTTACAAGTAGTTTCAGCGCCCAAGATGCAAAACGAATAGCGCAGGAAAAAATTATTGATCAATTTGCTGTCCACTGCGCCCAGGAAAGTAACGATATCTCAAATATGAAAAACTGGCAGGACTGCCTGGACATGGGACTAAAACAGGACAGCACTATTGCGTATCTTGGCAACAGAAAGCGATGCCCTATTTTAAGGCGCGTAAATATCAATTGGGATGAAATACCTGGAGGAAGCTGTGAAATATGATGACGAGAATTATCTTCCGTACAGGGCTTTTATCAAATGTTTTTTTCGAAGGAATATAGCGAATCGATAAAGGATTTTGAGAATTGTAAGATAAAATTTGGCAATGGTTAAATCAATGCTAATCGTGCGATTTTCCTGTTTATGGTTATTTGATGGAATCGTTTATAAAAATAAATCTTTTCGTGGTGGCTTTTAAATTTTCCGAATTGCTGATTTCATAAAGGATGGCAATTAATCTTTCCCCTTCCTGTGGCGGGAACATGGTTTCGAAATATTTCCTTTTCCCATTATAATATGCAATTACCGTTTTTAAAGGGGCATCACAACAGTTTGTGCCTTTAAAACTGACCGTGTCGGTTTTGGCTAGTTCCGCCAACAGTTGGTTGAAAATATTTTGGTTTACTGTACCTTCAAGGTATTCTGTCATATCAATGGTGGTCGCATCTCCCCCCACCTTACTGCGACTTGCCCTGGTTCGGGATAGTAGTATAGATTTGTCTTTTTTGAGCTGAAAGCTGATCACAGGACAATTACCGAAACACCTCGAACTGTTGAATTCAATTTTATCGAAGTCTACCGGTTTCTGTGATTTGCAACTTATTAATAAGGTGATGAGGATTATAGCTAGCAGTGCTTTCATATTGGTTGATGATTATTGTTAGAGAAGACTATTGAATTAAACCTTCGTGCATTACGAAGTTATCGAAAAACAGCTCCTCTTACAACAGAAATAGCAAATAGCCTCACTTTACTGCTGTGTACAGCTTAAGTATTTCAGGTTACTTTATATAATTGGGGCGGACACATTCAGCAGCGCGCTGCGATTTCCCACGCGTTTCATGCTATCCGGAACAGATAATACCCAATGTATCCTGAGATTTTTGAATTGCCCACTTATAGCAGATATGCGAGCGTATGCGGTTAATTTTATTTCGTGAATGTTGGGTTTTTCTGTGAGCAATTAGACGCTGTGAGGTTAATTATAATAATAAGCTTTTTGATATGCATCTATTTACAAAGCAGGATGTATACCCAGGCGGAAACTTTAGTAGCTGCGCAATTGGAAGTAACGTTACCAATGTAAAAAAAAGATTTAAAATTTTGTGTAAATAAAACGTACGGTATATTTATTTTCATAAATTTGCTGTTATGGGAACCCCGCTATCAAAATCAGAGCGCACAAAACAGTTTATTGTAGAACGAACCGCGGCGGTGTTCAATGAGAAAGGTTATGCCGGTACTACAATCACTGATCTGACCAACGCAACAGGGTTGACTAAAGGTGCCATTTATGGCAATTTTGAAAACAAGGATGAAGTGGCCCTCGCTGCTTTTGATTATAATTTTAACAAGGTAACGGACTATATTAAGGTCAGGATACTGGGCACCGATAATGCTATTGAACGGCTGTTAGTTTATCCTCAAGTGTATCGTGATTTTCTTGTAATCCCTTTACTTAAAACGGGTTGCCCGATTTTAAACACTGCTACTGAAGCTGACGACACGCATCCCAAACTCAGGGTTGCGGTGCTCAACGCGCTGGCCTATTGGAAGACAGCGGTAGAGAACCAGGTGAAAAGGGGAATTGAACGCGGCGAGATTATACCTGACACCAATCCTTCTGAATTTGCTGTGATATTAATGTCGCTAATTGAAGGTGCCATAATGCAGGCAAAGGTTACAGGCCGGCCGACGGAACTCAGGCAGGCGATGCGCTTTTTAGAGCAACTTATTCATGCAGTGAAAGTATAATTTTTTTAAACAATAATATACCGTACGGTATAATTTGTAAATTAAGATGGAAATAAAATCAATAGCGAAATTCATAAAGTATTATATGCAGTCCCGTGCCATCACGAACGCTGTCATCTGCGTTATCCCACCGGATAAGATGGACTGGTCGTACCAGCCGGGCAAGTTCACGATTGCAGATCTGATCCGGCATATAGCGGCCATTGAACGAGAGGTCTTTATGGAAGTGATCCAGGGTAACAAGCCTGCCTACAAAGGTTGCCGAAAGGAAGGGGCAGCTGATTATGAGGAAGTGATGAGCTACTTTAAACAACTGCACAAAGAGTCAATCGAAATTTTAAGCGGCATCAGAGACGAAAACCTCGAAAATGAGGTCACTACACTGGACGGTAAAACAACCACGATGGGGAATTTCCTGAGGGCACTGATCGTACACGAGGTACACCACCGCGCAGTCCTGTGCCTGTATCTGAATCTGCTGGGTGTGAGTACACCCCCGGTAATAGGACTCATGGAGGAACAGGTAATTGAAGTAAGCAAATAGCAACATCATGAAAGAAGTATTTATCGTAGCATCAAAACGAACCCCAATCGGGGGATTATTGGGGGAATTGTCAGGCTTCACGGCACCACAGTTAGGGGCATTGGCCATTCAGGGCGCGTATGAAAGCGTTGCGCTGCATCCCGGATTAATTGACAGTGTGTACCTGGGCAATGTGCTTAGTGCCGGTATTGGCCAATCCCCTGCAAGGCAGGCGGCAGTGTTCTCTAAAATCCCTTATGACAAGGATGCCACAACCATAAACAAGGTTTGCGCATCAGGTATGAAAGCTACAATGTTGGGAGCACAGCAAATCGGGACAGGCATTAATGAGATCGTCGTGAGCGGTGGTATGGAAAGCATGAGCAAAGTGCCGCATTATGCTTTCGTACGAAATGGAACGAAATTAGGTGACATCCGCCTGACTGATGGCATGACCAAGGATGGCCTGTGGGATGTGTACAATGACTTCCATATGGGAAGCGCAGCAGAGCTGGGGGTGAAAAAATACGGACTGACACGCAATGCGTTAGATGATTTTGCATTGCATTCTTATGAAAAAGCACACCAAGCGACGGCGCAGGGCAAATTTAAGAATGAAATAGTTCCGGTGCAGGTGCCTACAAAGAGCGGCACTATTGTCATGGATTGGGATGAGGATATCGATAAACTGATTCCTGGAAAAGTTTCGCAGCTCAGACCCGTTTTTGAAAAAGACGGTGCGCTTACCGCCGCAAATTCAAGTAATCTTAATGACGGCGCGGCTGCCCTGATCCTGGCCTCGGAAGCGGCCGTCAGGGAACACAACCTGAAACCACTGGCAAGGATTGTGTCATTTGCCGATGGGGCGCAGGCACCCGAGTGGTTTACCACGGCACCTGCCGTTGCGATAGAAAAGGCATTGAAACTGGCTGCACTTGATATATCCGACATAGATTATTTTGAAATCAATGAGGCTTATGCTTCTGTCGTACTTTCCAACCAGCGAATTTTAGGCTTCGATTCAGACAGGGTAAATGTATATGGCGGCGCTGTAGCGTTAGGACACCCCATTGGTGCTAGCGGTGCCAGGATCATCGTAACGC
This genomic stretch from Flavobacterium pallidum harbors:
- a CDS encoding DinB family protein; this encodes MEIKSIAKFIKYYMQSRAITNAVICVIPPDKMDWSYQPGKFTIADLIRHIAAIEREVFMEVIQGNKPAYKGCRKEGAADYEEVMSYFKQLHKESIEILSGIRDENLENEVTTLDGKTTTMGNFLRALIVHEVHHRAVLCLYLNLLGVSTPPVIGLMEEQVIEVSK
- a CDS encoding TetR/AcrR family transcriptional regulator produces the protein MGTPLSKSERTKQFIVERTAAVFNEKGYAGTTITDLTNATGLTKGAIYGNFENKDEVALAAFDYNFNKVTDYIKVRILGTDNAIERLLVYPQVYRDFLVIPLLKTGCPILNTATEADDTHPKLRVAVLNALAYWKTAVENQVKRGIERGEIIPDTNPSEFAVILMSLIEGAIMQAKVTGRPTELRQAMRFLEQLIHAVKV
- a CDS encoding DUF6438 domain-containing protein — encoded protein: MKALLAIILITLLISCKSQKPVDFDKIEFNSSRCFGNCPVISFQLKKDKSILLSRTRASRSKVGGDATTIDMTEYLEGTVNQNIFNQLLAELAKTDTVSFKGTNCCDAPLKTVIAYYNGKRKYFETMFPPQEGERLIAILYEISNSENLKATTKRFIFINDSIK
- a CDS encoding acetyl-CoA C-acyltransferase, translating into MKEVFIVASKRTPIGGLLGELSGFTAPQLGALAIQGAYESVALHPGLIDSVYLGNVLSAGIGQSPARQAAVFSKIPYDKDATTINKVCASGMKATMLGAQQIGTGINEIVVSGGMESMSKVPHYAFVRNGTKLGDIRLTDGMTKDGLWDVYNDFHMGSAAELGVKKYGLTRNALDDFALHSYEKAHQATAQGKFKNEIVPVQVPTKSGTIVMDWDEDIDKLIPGKVSQLRPVFEKDGALTAANSSNLNDGAAALILASEAAVREHNLKPLARIVSFADGAQAPEWFTTAPAVAIEKALKLAALDISDIDYFEINEAYASVVLSNQRILGFDSDRVNVYGGAVALGHPIGASGARIIVTLLSVLQQENGRYGVAGICNGGGGASAIIVENLNH